The nucleotide window GGCATATCGTGTGGCAGGTGCACATCCATTCTTACGAGATAGAGCATGTGTCTCTCATTTGAAAAGGTAAGGGTCTCTCAGGTCCGCCAGCACACGATTGGAATGACGAAATGTGTCTGGTGCTGTGACGGCAGTGTGTTCAGTTATTTTTTGTCACGACGGTAGAAAGCGAGCTTTTCTTCGTCGATATGCAGGCCTAGCCCCGGTCCCTCGGGCAGGTGAAGGTCGAAGTCCCGATACTGAGGTCGCGCGGTGACGATGTCGTCTTTCAGCAAAAGTGGTCCGAACAACTCCGTTCCCCATGCGAGTTGCGGCAGCGCGCTGAATCCATGAGCTGACGCAATCGACCCAATGCTGCCTTCCAGCATCGTGCCGCCGTACAGCGCTACGCCGGCGGCATCCGCGATAGCGGCCGCGCGCATCATTCCGTAAATGCCTCCGGACTTCGCAATCTTCAACGCGAACACGTCCGCGCATGCGTCACGTACGAGTTCAAGTGCGTCTTCCGGGCCCGTGACGGCTTCGTCCGCCATGATCGGCACGATGAAGCGTGCGGAAAGTCTGGCAAGCGCGCCGCGCTGCTCCCGCGGCGTGGGTTGCTCGATGAGGTCGATACCGGCCGCCTCGAGCGCTTGGATTCCCAGCGAGGCGTCCACTTCGTTCCACGCCTGATTGACGTCGACGGTCACTTTGGCGCGTTCGCCTAGAGCGGACTTGATTTTCGACACGTGCGCGACGTCATCACGAACGCTACGTCGTCCAATCTTCAACTTGAAGGTGTTGTGGCGCCGCTGCGCGAGCAGCGTTTCCGCTTCTTCTATGTCCCGTTGTGTATCGCCGCTTGCGAGCGTCCAGAGGACAGGGAGTGTCTTGCGAACAGCGCCGCCAAGCAGCGTGGAGACCGGAACACCGAGGCGCTTGCCCTGTGCGTCCAGCAATGCAGTTTCAATCGCGCATTTTGCAAAGCGGTTTCCTCGCGCGACCTTATTCAGCTTGAGCATGGCGCCATTCACGTTGGTCGCGTCCAGCCCGGCAAGCGCAGGTGCGAGGTAGGTGTCGATGGTCAGCTTGATACCTTCGGGGCTCTCTTCGCCATACGACAAGCCGCCAATCGTGGTGGCCTCGCCAATGCCCTCGATGCCGTCGCTCGAGCGCAGACGAACGATAACCAAGGTTTGTTGCTGCATCGTCGCCATGGCCAACTGATGCGCGCGAATGGTTGGAAGGTCAACCAGGATGGCTTCGACGGAGGTGATTTGGGCGTTCATACCTTGGATGGCTGAGTAGTTGGGTTGACGCAGTATTGCGTGCCCAATAACCGCCTGTCCAACACCATTAACGTCTAGCCTGATACCGTGCGGGTATGGTGGCCGTCAACGCGCCCAGTCCGCGCGGGGTGTGTAGGGTATTTTCTCTTCTTCGTAGAGCCGATAGATGAGTTCGAGCATTTCCGAAATGTCGCGCGATTCATCGAGTGCGCGCATGCTCATGATGATTGGGGACACCAAAGTTGGGTCGTCCAGTTCTTTGTAGCTCACATCGTCTCGCTTCAGCCCGTACACGCTGCTGGGCACAACTGCGATGCCTTCTCCCGCTGCGACGAGGCCAAGCGCAATCTGCAATTCCCGCACTTCATATATCTTGCGGGGTTTGAGGCCGCGGTCGTCAAATGCCGACAGCACCTGGTCGGCATAGCTGGGGCGGGGCGCTTTGGGAAAGATAATGAGCGTCTCATTGACCAGGTCACGCAGAGCGACAACGGGTTTGGCAACCGAAAGCGGATGGCCATCCGGAAAGGCAACAATCATTTTCTCCTCGCGAAGAATCACCCGGCGGATGTTTGCGTCCTCGTGCCGGATGCGGCCAAATCCGACATCGATGCGACCGTCCTTCAATGCTCGGATCTGGTCCATCGTCGACATCTCATGCAGGCTGAGCTCAACCGTTGTGTGCTCGTCGCGGAAACGCCGGATGATTTTCGGCAGCATCCCGTACAACGTGGAACCCACGAACCCGACCGAGAGACTGCGCTCAATGTTGCCCACGCGCCGTGTCATGGATTCAAGGTCTGCCGTCTGCGCCAACAACTGCGCAGCGTGAGAATAGAAAAACTTCCCCGTCTCCGTCAGCTTGAGCGGCCGCGAGTTGCGCTCCAGTAGCTGCACGCCCAGATTCTCTTCGAGTTGCTGTATCTGGCGGCTCAGAGGCGGTTGCGCAATGTTCAGCCGTTGTGCTGCGCGCGTGAAGTTGCGTTCTTCGGCCACCGCGACGAAATAACGTAGATGCCGCAGTTCCATTTCGATACCTCCAGGATATAGCCCGATACTAAAACGGTGTTGGACGACGCCTTCTCACGTCCATTATCCTGCATTCACACTCAGTTTCGGCATTCGATTATACCTTCTGTAGATAGATGGCTCGAAACCGAATCACGGGTTAACCCGACCAGAAAATACAGAGATTCAGGAGCAGACATGAGCGTCAAAGTGTTTGATACGAAGGAAGTTCAGGACCTGTTGAGGGCTGCTGCGAACCTTGGAAGTGAGGACGGCAATGCCCGCGCAAAGCAGATTGTCAATCGCCTGCTGGGCGACCTGTTCAAGGCCATCGACGACCTCGACATGACGCCCGACGAAATCTGGGCCGGCGTCCACTACTTCAACAAGCTTGGTCAGGACGGCGAAGCTGCACTGCTTGCTGCTGGTCTCGGTCTGGAGAAATTCCTCGATATCCGCATGGACGCGGAAGATAAGGCGGCGGATATCAATGGCGGTACGCCGCGTACCATCGAAGGCCCACTTTATGTGGCCGGCGCACCGGTGCGCGATGGTGTCGCGAAGATTGACGTCAATCCGGACGAGGACGCGGGGCCGCTCGTGATCCGCGGAACGGTAACCGGTCCGGACGGCCAGCCCGTCGCGGGTGCGGTTGTCGAATGCTGGCACGCCAATTCCAAAGGTTTCTACTCGCATTTCGACCCGACTGGCGCGCAGAGCGACTTCAATCTTCGCGGCGCGGTGAGCACCGATGCGAATGGCAAGTACGAGTTTCGTACGCTCATGCCAGTCGGGTACGGCTGTCCGCCGCACGGCGCGACTCAACAGTTGTTGAATGTCCTTGCCCGCCATGGAAATCGTCCGGCCCACGTGCACTTCTTCGCTACCTCCGACAAGTACCGCAAGCTGACGACTCAGATCAATAT belongs to Paraburkholderia aromaticivorans and includes:
- the catA gene encoding catechol 1,2-dioxygenase, with protein sequence MSVKVFDTKEVQDLLRAAANLGSEDGNARAKQIVNRLLGDLFKAIDDLDMTPDEIWAGVHYFNKLGQDGEAALLAAGLGLEKFLDIRMDAEDKAADINGGTPRTIEGPLYVAGAPVRDGVAKIDVNPDEDAGPLVIRGTVTGPDGQPVAGAVVECWHANSKGFYSHFDPTGAQSDFNLRGAVSTDANGKYEFRTLMPVGYGCPPHGATQQLLNVLARHGNRPAHVHFFATSDKYRKLTTQINIEGDPLIWDDFAYATREDLIPHVVEKTGGTALGLKADEYKEIEFNIELTPRVQGKDNQLVNRLRASATA
- a CDS encoding LysR family transcriptional regulator, with amino-acid sequence MELRHLRYFVAVAEERNFTRAAQRLNIAQPPLSRQIQQLEENLGVQLLERNSRPLKLTETGKFFYSHAAQLLAQTADLESMTRRVGNIERSLSVGFVGSTLYGMLPKIIRRFRDEHTTVELSLHEMSTMDQIRALKDGRIDVGFGRIRHEDANIRRVILREEKMIVAFPDGHPLSVAKPVVALRDLVNETLIIFPKAPRPSYADQVLSAFDDRGLKPRKIYEVRELQIALGLVAAGEGIAVVPSSVYGLKRDDVSYKELDDPTLVSPIIMSMRALDESRDISEMLELIYRLYEEEKIPYTPRADWAR
- a CDS encoding muconate/chloromuconate family cycloisomerase translates to MNAQITSVEAILVDLPTIRAHQLAMATMQQQTLVIVRLRSSDGIEGIGEATTIGGLSYGEESPEGIKLTIDTYLAPALAGLDATNVNGAMLKLNKVARGNRFAKCAIETALLDAQGKRLGVPVSTLLGGAVRKTLPVLWTLASGDTQRDIEEAETLLAQRRHNTFKLKIGRRSVRDDVAHVSKIKSALGERAKVTVDVNQAWNEVDASLGIQALEAAGIDLIEQPTPREQRGALARLSARFIVPIMADEAVTGPEDALELVRDACADVFALKIAKSGGIYGMMRAAAIADAAGVALYGGTMLEGSIGSIASAHGFSALPQLAWGTELFGPLLLKDDIVTARPQYRDFDLHLPEGPGLGLHIDEEKLAFYRRDKK